In Arthrobacter sp. UKPF54-2, the following are encoded in one genomic region:
- the rfbA gene encoding glucose-1-phosphate thymidylyltransferase RfbA, producing the protein MRGIILAGGTGSRLHPITFGISKQLVPVYDKPMIYYPLSTLILAGIRDILIITTPQDAGPFQRLLGDGSQFGISLSYRQQPSPDGLAQAFILGEEHIGVDAVALVLGDNIFYGPGMGTQLARHAAVDGGSVFGYWVQNPAAYGVVEFDGEGRVLTLEEKPEIPKSNYAVPGLYFYDNDVVDIARGLKPSHRGELEITDVNNAYLGLDKLHVEILPRGTAWLDTGTFDDLNDASNFVRTVQKRQGLIIGAPEEISWRQGFLSDDELRARAEPLVKSGYGSYLLGLLEP; encoded by the coding sequence ATGCGGGGAATCATTTTGGCCGGGGGAACCGGATCGCGCTTGCATCCGATTACGTTCGGGATCAGCAAACAACTGGTCCCGGTCTACGACAAGCCCATGATCTACTACCCGCTGTCCACGCTGATCCTGGCGGGCATCCGGGATATTTTGATCATCACCACGCCCCAGGACGCGGGCCCGTTCCAACGCCTGCTCGGGGACGGCTCCCAGTTCGGGATCTCGCTCAGCTATCGGCAGCAGCCCTCGCCCGACGGCCTCGCGCAGGCTTTCATACTCGGGGAGGAGCACATTGGGGTTGATGCAGTGGCACTGGTCCTGGGCGACAACATCTTCTACGGTCCCGGCATGGGAACCCAACTTGCCCGACACGCGGCCGTGGACGGCGGCTCCGTCTTCGGCTACTGGGTCCAGAATCCGGCAGCCTATGGCGTGGTCGAGTTCGACGGCGAGGGCCGGGTGCTGACACTGGAAGAAAAACCCGAAATCCCGAAGAGCAATTACGCGGTGCCAGGGCTGTATTTCTACGACAACGACGTGGTGGACATTGCCCGCGGCCTCAAACCGTCTCATCGCGGCGAGCTGGAAATCACGGATGTCAATAACGCCTATTTGGGACTGGACAAGCTGCACGTCGAAATTCTGCCCCGCGGCACCGCTTGGCTGGACACCGGGACTTTCGACGATCTCAATGACGCCTCGAACTTTGTTCGGACGGTCCAGAAACGGCAGGGGCTGATCATCGGGGCGCCCGAGGAGATCTCGTGGCGCCAGGGATTCCTCAGCGACGACGAACTGCGTGCACGGGCCGAGCCGCTTGTGAAGAGCGGTTACGGGTCCTACCTGCTCGGCCTGCTGGAGCCGTAG